The Nitrospirales bacterium genome includes a window with the following:
- a CDS encoding tetratricopeptide repeat protein translates to MKWETGSLARFPMEFPYPAYSRCADVTGVMNMRTVWPARWTVIFLGIVIGFVQGCDDENARWVSKSSTGHKLQATNPSSSSALRRGNVLPAQFDRPGQDQSEQKALTATAQAPQKQRLERENIPSSQRKAGNLPQGIEVSHVALHTRAPVPHQVKTDEEEPLGSQFPQNQNANTDRQGGAGRPPKDASFHVDQNPTASEGKRPYDSFVFFSKESFEISQIPLPGIEAIAVPESTTKSTATGQEQKGVQPKVHVVSIHDRGREPSVPSAEQKFPAKDSSTASNEKLSDMSLNGERPEQKNSVSGRALQLPHSNFVVTPHHNHAKNPTEAEAESTFEGGAKRDSTIEQAFVPSEALDACEKGREHAAQLQYQAAIKSFSQSIRLSLTTGFPIAQRSRLLDCYRQRAHAFFQSQDLSQALSDINRVLQDSKHDGPRRPDDFFFRGRVYAASKDARRAIEDLSTALTLGLSTHEEATAYYLRGLSNLRLRRLQAGLKDLSRGCMAKHAEACRFLEKIL, encoded by the coding sequence ATGAAATGGGAGACTGGGAGTCTTGCCCGGTTTCCCATGGAATTTCCTTATCCAGCGTACAGCCGTTGTGCAGACGTGACCGGAGTCATGAATATGAGAACCGTATGGCCAGCGAGATGGACTGTAATCTTCTTGGGAATCGTCATCGGTTTTGTTCAAGGTTGTGATGATGAGAACGCCCGCTGGGTTTCAAAAAGCTCAACTGGCCATAAACTCCAAGCAACCAACCCTTCGTCCTCCAGTGCCTTGCGGCGGGGCAATGTCCTGCCGGCTCAGTTTGATCGACCAGGGCAGGATCAATCAGAACAAAAGGCATTGACGGCCACTGCTCAAGCACCACAAAAGCAAAGACTGGAACGAGAAAATATTCCATCTAGCCAACGTAAAGCTGGAAACCTTCCGCAAGGAATCGAGGTTTCTCACGTAGCCTTGCACACGCGGGCGCCAGTCCCCCACCAAGTCAAAACAGATGAAGAGGAGCCGTTAGGATCTCAGTTTCCTCAGAATCAGAATGCAAACACAGATCGACAGGGCGGAGCTGGAAGGCCTCCCAAAGATGCTTCATTTCATGTCGATCAAAATCCAACGGCATCAGAAGGCAAGAGGCCTTACGATTCATTCGTATTTTTTTCTAAAGAAAGTTTCGAGATATCTCAAATACCCCTTCCCGGCATCGAAGCGATAGCCGTGCCAGAATCGACGACCAAATCTACAGCGACGGGACAAGAACAAAAAGGCGTGCAGCCCAAGGTTCATGTTGTTTCAATTCACGATCGAGGGCGCGAGCCATCAGTGCCGTCTGCCGAGCAGAAATTTCCTGCAAAGGACTCGTCAACTGCGAGTAACGAAAAGCTTTCTGATATGAGTCTAAATGGGGAAAGGCCGGAACAGAAAAACTCCGTTTCCGGGAGAGCTCTGCAATTACCTCATTCGAATTTTGTGGTCACACCGCATCACAATCACGCGAAGAATCCGACAGAGGCAGAAGCAGAATCGACGTTTGAAGGAGGGGCGAAACGTGATTCAACGATTGAACAGGCTTTCGTTCCATCTGAAGCGCTGGACGCTTGTGAGAAGGGACGAGAGCATGCAGCACAGCTACAGTACCAAGCCGCCATCAAGTCTTTTTCTCAGTCGATTCGCTTGTCCTTGACAACGGGTTTTCCGATCGCTCAACGATCAAGACTGTTAGATTGTTATCGACAACGGGCCCATGCCTTTTTTCAATCACAAGATTTGTCTCAAGCGCTTTCCGACATCAATCGTGTTCTTCAAGATTCAAAGCATGATGGACCCCGCCGGCCAGATGATTTCTTTTTTCGAGGCCGTGTGTATGCGGCAAGCAAAGATGCTCGACGGGCGATCGAAGATTTGTCCACTGCTTTGACCTTGGGGCTGAGCACGCATGAGGAGGCCACAGCCTATTATCTTCGGGGACTATCGAATTTACGCCTTCGACGCCTTCAGGCCGGACTCAAAGATTTGAGCCGGGGGTGTATGGCTAAACATGCGGAGGCTTGTAGGTTCTTAGAGAAGATTTTGTGA
- a CDS encoding ATP-binding protein: MSNLINALNRLQSLRSDEDPSELDSLQNPTENFQVAIVSSDMPVSPEALNLVAAGSDSQDTDSHALSVALHQETWLGIVRTEYLQGYVRDGGGSVKFVVLPDADSHQAFSDVLGRHAREEQFVYVKVDTRYTKAHMVDRLFHKIAKQLDWDELAYHYVVHLLREHGYRVPDERKAFTLHQVAALNERKEPLLRRDIQTWLEDTIDNDVKLCREFRMAVIRLCLAQLDSGESDRVLAEAVKEWLCGELRLISGVKKALIFQKIMRHNARYLLSSLTHWLRLAGKSGIVLSVDISRYLVAKRPAEPDRTFYYSPAVVLDLYDMLRQFIDTSNELEGFMMVVQAPTEFLTDTRRGVDRYEALKHRIWDDVRDKHRQNPLVPLVRLSQTVLPGEYAKVESSMETATEADRLVARHVIEGLRAGVPNRHVVETLGCPQGEIEWRFRRLLEGTQQNIATGHCSKGLIVEGSFGSGKSHVLEYLQNVALAANFICSRVVISKETPLYHLARLYNAAIESAVIPDKKGEVLSEVVSQCDAWNPKYKHLSTWVNSADSGIDARFAATLFLHERMGTDQELGYRMARFWTGDPMGVGELKRYLKECGIAGRYEFGKISMMELASQRFQFASRLMQAAGYAGWIILIDEVEVIGRYSLNQRTKSYVELARLVGGQDSISYPGIGVVVALTDDFQQEVLQGKGDMEKIPQRLRTQALEDHESMAQQAELGMNLVESRRIPLEGPNEQLVQQTYQTVRHLHAQAHKWRDWDHSAIVPQLEVRPGTRMREYVKSWITELDLKRLVPDESVELEVANLNPQYEEDRVLATVTNEDPGPSEVAESDHPPETT; encoded by the coding sequence ATGAGTAATTTGATCAATGCCTTAAATCGTTTGCAGTCGTTACGATCCGACGAGGACCCCTCCGAACTCGATTCGTTACAAAACCCAACGGAAAATTTTCAGGTGGCCATCGTTTCCAGCGATATGCCAGTGAGCCCGGAGGCCCTGAACTTAGTGGCAGCTGGATCTGATTCGCAGGATACCGATTCTCATGCCCTCTCCGTTGCACTGCATCAAGAAACGTGGCTGGGCATCGTGCGAACAGAGTACCTCCAAGGCTACGTACGCGATGGGGGAGGGTCGGTCAAGTTTGTCGTCCTGCCGGATGCTGACAGCCATCAGGCTTTTTCAGATGTGCTCGGACGTCATGCCAGAGAAGAGCAATTTGTGTACGTCAAGGTGGATACCCGGTATACCAAGGCTCATATGGTTGACCGTCTTTTTCACAAGATTGCTAAGCAGTTGGATTGGGATGAACTGGCCTATCACTATGTGGTGCATCTTCTTAGGGAGCATGGTTATCGGGTGCCGGACGAACGAAAGGCGTTCACTCTCCATCAGGTCGCAGCGCTGAATGAGCGAAAAGAGCCATTGCTGCGTCGAGATATTCAAACCTGGCTGGAAGATACGATCGACAATGATGTGAAGCTGTGCCGCGAGTTTCGGATGGCCGTCATCCGCTTGTGTTTGGCTCAGCTGGACAGCGGGGAATCCGATCGCGTGTTGGCCGAGGCGGTGAAAGAGTGGCTGTGTGGGGAACTTCGATTAATCTCCGGTGTCAAGAAGGCTCTCATTTTTCAGAAAATTATGCGACATAACGCTCGCTATTTACTCTCGTCGCTCACCCATTGGTTGAGACTGGCTGGCAAGAGTGGAATTGTGTTGTCGGTGGATATTTCACGGTATCTTGTCGCAAAGCGTCCCGCCGAGCCGGATCGCACCTTCTACTACAGTCCCGCTGTCGTCCTCGACTTGTATGATATGTTGCGACAGTTTATCGACACCTCGAATGAACTCGAGGGCTTTATGATGGTGGTACAAGCGCCCACCGAATTTCTGACAGATACGCGCCGGGGGGTTGACCGGTACGAAGCACTCAAGCACCGAATTTGGGATGATGTCCGAGATAAACATCGCCAGAATCCACTCGTGCCCTTGGTCCGCTTATCACAGACTGTGCTTCCTGGGGAATATGCCAAAGTTGAATCATCGATGGAGACCGCTACTGAAGCCGACCGCCTTGTCGCGCGTCATGTCATTGAGGGATTGCGAGCCGGGGTGCCCAACCGTCATGTAGTCGAGACGCTGGGATGCCCCCAAGGTGAAATCGAATGGCGCTTCCGGCGTTTGCTGGAAGGCACACAGCAAAATATCGCGACGGGTCACTGCTCGAAAGGCCTGATCGTGGAAGGCAGCTTCGGGAGCGGGAAGTCGCACGTCTTGGAATATCTTCAAAATGTCGCCTTGGCTGCGAATTTCATCTGCAGTCGAGTTGTGATCAGTAAAGAAACACCCTTGTATCATCTTGCTCGACTGTATAATGCGGCGATCGAGTCGGCTGTGATCCCAGACAAGAAAGGCGAAGTGCTGTCAGAAGTCGTGAGTCAGTGTGATGCGTGGAACCCCAAATATAAGCATTTATCCACATGGGTCAATAGTGCGGACAGCGGGATTGATGCACGTTTTGCCGCCACGCTTTTCCTTCATGAACGGATGGGAACCGATCAGGAGTTAGGCTATAGGATGGCCAGGTTTTGGACCGGTGATCCCATGGGAGTGGGGGAACTCAAGCGGTATCTCAAAGAATGCGGGATTGCGGGTCGCTATGAGTTCGGCAAGATCTCGATGATGGAGTTGGCGTCTCAGAGATTTCAATTCGCCTCACGATTGATGCAAGCTGCGGGCTATGCGGGCTGGATTATCTTGATCGACGAGGTCGAGGTGATTGGGCGGTATTCGTTGAATCAACGGACCAAGTCCTATGTTGAACTGGCTCGACTCGTCGGGGGGCAGGATTCGATCAGTTATCCCGGCATCGGCGTGGTCGTGGCGTTGACGGATGATTTTCAGCAAGAAGTTCTGCAAGGCAAGGGCGATATGGAAAAAATCCCCCAACGTCTTCGTACTCAAGCTTTGGAGGATCATGAGTCCATGGCCCAGCAAGCCGAACTTGGTATGAATCTGGTTGAATCCCGACGGATTCCGCTGGAAGGTCCGAACGAACAATTGGTGCAGCAGACCTACCAGACGGTTCGCCATCTTCATGCTCAAGCCCATAAGTGGCGGGATTGGGACCATTCTGCCATCGTTCCCCAACTGGAGGTCCGGCCGGGGACTCGGATGCGGGAATACGTGAAAAGCTGGATTACGGAATTGGATTTGAAACGGTTGGTCCCTGATGAGTCCGTAGAACTGGAAGTCGCCAATCTCAACCCTCAGTATGAAGAGGATCGTGTCTTAGCGACTGTTACGAACGAGGACCCGGGCCCTTCTGAAGTAGCTGAGTCAGACCATCCCCCGGAAACCACCTAG
- a CDS encoding response regulator: MERILVIDDDKFVRDSLALTLEWAGYAVAEAANAREGLAFHRENPASVVIADNLNADEEAWEDLRALRCHSPALPIISISGTVPSTDQESDRLRHILGVVYCLQKPFTVDELLSTIQMALPSLARS, translated from the coding sequence ATGGAGCGAATTCTAGTCATAGATGACGATAAGTTTGTCCGGGACTCTCTTGCTTTAACGCTAGAGTGGGCTGGCTATGCTGTCGCGGAAGCCGCCAATGCTCGCGAAGGTTTGGCGTTTCATCGGGAAAATCCTGCATCTGTTGTGATTGCCGATAACCTCAATGCGGATGAAGAGGCGTGGGAAGATCTGAGAGCGCTTCGCTGCCATTCGCCGGCTTTGCCAATCATCTCAATCTCCGGCACCGTACCCTCTACGGATCAGGAAAGTGACCGGCTCCGGCATATCCTGGGGGTAGTCTACTGTCTTCAAAAACCATTTACGGTCGATGAACTTCTCTCGACGATACAAATGGCTCTTCCCAGTTTAGCTCGTTCGTAG
- a CDS encoding helix-turn-helix domain-containing protein, whose translation MPINEQIQAWRRMRGNSVTALANKVGMPTAELEAIEAGKLDPPVSALEALATALGIPPGWLYSNPTALKLLLSDPDENENDWTNVDSPDPILQLVAHSTPEQRDMYALLTALLQSEEPKLLRAAEVNLRSLLKQAKTATVPWQNRIPGHFEPPSD comes from the coding sequence ATGCCAATCAATGAACAGATTCAGGCTTGGCGGCGCATGCGAGGCAATTCAGTCACGGCTTTGGCGAATAAAGTCGGGATGCCAACGGCAGAGCTTGAAGCCATTGAAGCCGGTAAGTTGGATCCTCCAGTCTCTGCGCTTGAAGCATTGGCGACTGCGCTCGGAATACCTCCGGGGTGGTTGTACAGTAATCCCACCGCACTCAAACTCTTACTGAGCGACCCTGATGAGAACGAGAACGATTGGACAAACGTGGATTCTCCAGATCCCATCCTGCAACTCGTCGCTCACTCGACGCCTGAACAACGAGACATGTACGCACTCCTCACGGCACTCCTTCAAAGTGAGGAACCCAAACTCCTGAGAGCTGCGGAAGTCAACCTCAGAAGCCTCCTCAAGCAAGCCAAAACAGCCACAGTCCCCTGGCAGAACCGCATACCAGGGCACTTTGAACCGCCCAGTGATTAG
- a CDS encoding TonB-dependent receptor, which yields MLRLRSKGRLILGLVWLLGGGDFGGVEILYAQASVEQLPEVVVTANKLEENPQDIPIPITVLNKQELVDRKVYRLEDLFQHLPNILNAPGILGERMINFRGFLADTFSKRSPVILVIDGMPVSKFRAFSVNFGTVEQIEFLRGAQNTLFGQSAIGGVINITSQKPTNEVRSHAEFFGGSRNSYRGEAYLSGPLLQDKLFMGIGYTHWRTDGFIRNTFHNDPASPSTHGDHLDYERRDQFHGDLAWYPTARYSARLFFNRDVRDNGQGRTAARGVIDDRVETVSHDIDGFSNYEVNSGTLGQTLETNWFDVVSTTGVNGFSWDQRWDNDFGSGDEVDGRPQLVDEDTITVTQELRLRSLPSAWSKWNIGTYFEYENRDLDTSFPRGQVTPDSHVQARTRTFVGALFGQARIPVTQKIGLTMGARAEITHRNFKNSVFIGKFYDASPPQPSTITDTKENHTWYAFLPRVQLDYEVFTNIRIWGSYARGYTPGGYNSLDLSDGTFFRVTDVRFDAQRSHDFEAGIKSEWWDRRAQLNVNFFYITTKNFQTLEFFPSGAIVAGNAGKVTSKGVEIEGLVKIMPWLTLNAAIGIVNAEFDKYDAGFFQYTGNYVQDTPTHTIHMGLEYRLKPLMARVDWTQIGSTFFTNDNNPQFKQSTYDLVNLRAGFESEHWAAYFTVDNVMDTEYALEAAVINDAAGNVLWGTPRTFGGVFRWKY from the coding sequence ATGCTGCGGCTACGATCCAAAGGCAGATTGATCTTAGGACTTGTGTGGCTTCTGGGGGGAGGAGACTTTGGCGGGGTCGAGATACTCTATGCTCAGGCCTCGGTTGAACAGCTCCCGGAAGTGGTGGTCACGGCGAATAAGCTCGAAGAAAATCCGCAAGACATTCCCATCCCTATCACAGTATTAAACAAGCAAGAGCTGGTTGACCGAAAAGTCTACCGGCTCGAAGACCTCTTTCAACACCTGCCCAACATCTTAAACGCACCTGGAATTCTAGGCGAGCGGATGATCAATTTCCGCGGATTTCTCGCGGATACGTTCAGCAAACGATCTCCTGTCATTCTCGTCATCGATGGGATGCCTGTCTCGAAGTTTCGAGCATTCTCAGTGAATTTCGGGACGGTTGAACAAATAGAGTTTCTTCGTGGCGCGCAAAACACCTTGTTCGGACAAAGCGCGATTGGCGGGGTCATCAATATAACCAGTCAAAAACCGACGAATGAAGTACGAAGCCATGCGGAATTTTTTGGAGGATCCCGTAACTCCTACCGTGGGGAAGCGTACTTGAGCGGACCGTTACTCCAAGACAAGCTCTTCATGGGGATTGGATACACACATTGGCGAACGGATGGATTTATCCGGAATACCTTTCACAACGATCCCGCTTCCCCTTCGACCCATGGAGATCATTTGGATTATGAACGGCGCGATCAATTTCATGGCGATCTGGCATGGTATCCGACCGCCCGGTATTCGGCTCGTCTCTTTTTCAATCGAGATGTGCGCGATAATGGGCAAGGCCGTACGGCAGCTCGTGGAGTCATCGATGACCGGGTGGAGACCGTCTCCCATGATATCGACGGGTTCTCCAATTATGAAGTCAATTCGGGGACCCTTGGGCAAACATTGGAAACCAATTGGTTTGATGTGGTCTCCACGACGGGGGTCAATGGATTCAGCTGGGACCAGCGTTGGGATAATGACTTTGGATCTGGCGATGAAGTGGATGGACGGCCTCAGCTCGTGGATGAAGATACCATCACCGTCACACAGGAGTTACGGCTCCGGTCCTTACCGAGTGCATGGAGTAAATGGAATATCGGCACCTATTTCGAGTATGAAAATCGCGATTTGGATACCTCCTTTCCACGGGGACAGGTGACGCCAGACTCGCATGTGCAAGCCAGAACCCGGACGTTTGTTGGCGCGTTGTTCGGACAGGCGAGGATTCCGGTAACTCAAAAGATTGGCCTGACCATGGGAGCTCGAGCCGAGATCACGCACAGGAATTTCAAAAACTCTGTCTTTATCGGTAAGTTTTATGACGCCTCGCCCCCACAACCCTCGACGATAACTGACACCAAAGAGAACCACACATGGTATGCCTTCCTCCCAAGAGTGCAATTGGATTACGAAGTCTTCACGAACATTCGAATTTGGGGCAGTTATGCTCGTGGGTATACGCCCGGAGGATACAATTCATTAGACTTAAGCGATGGGACTTTCTTTCGGGTGACAGATGTCCGGTTTGATGCTCAAAGATCTCATGACTTTGAGGCAGGTATAAAATCAGAATGGTGGGATCGACGTGCGCAACTCAATGTTAATTTCTTTTACATCACGACGAAGAACTTTCAAACATTGGAGTTTTTCCCAAGTGGCGCGATTGTTGCGGGGAACGCGGGAAAGGTGACTTCAAAAGGGGTTGAAATCGAGGGTCTGGTGAAGATCATGCCCTGGCTGACTCTGAATGCCGCCATTGGGATTGTGAACGCCGAGTTTGATAAATATGATGCCGGGTTTTTTCAATACACAGGCAACTATGTCCAGGATACCCCGACGCATACCATACACATGGGCCTTGAGTACCGCCTGAAGCCCTTGATGGCACGTGTAGATTGGACTCAAATTGGGTCAACGTTTTTCACCAACGACAACAATCCTCAGTTCAAACAATCCACCTACGATTTGGTCAACCTTCGCGCAGGGTTTGAATCTGAGCATTGGGCAGCCTATTTCACGGTCGATAATGTCATGGATACTGAATATGCTCTTGAAGCCGCAGTGATTAACGATGCGGCAGGCAATGTCCTATGGGGAACTCCCAGGACGTTTGGCGGGGTATTCAGGTGGAAGTATTAG
- a CDS encoding PAS domain-containing protein yields MERTLTSLTLWLGVGWNGIKSWIGPPAFHDAALHRNASILYAFTIFSLCQVVYQFFGPDPFSTPSTAIMVFLLFVSLVLLHRGRTTIVFLLHVSSFTITLLLLIKHGLDDRILTFPAVMNYVVLTFLLYGMPAAVGVGVTISSLLGIQYLLVPSAQLVSVSYPLDLLARSMATQLFQTWLMVALFVRWGESVPQHFSLKVEGWWNWCVLQLPAWVRAGTQAVGNILKAPEFPDDERSCQAQKLHPLLLCGIGSYLIGTILGLRIEPTYLMGEALLSALYLGIHGVCLMWVFQGHGRSATRMFCGMWYVIVILVAYEYGEFHPLALASWFTAMLVFVLVLDASPGIGLGVSLLAVLGAMSIIDIQVLQWREYPARAYPIGIILLTTLAMSLVVMGTFQRTHLRFQKQRHAMLTMYQKIIDESPIGIVLFSAEGNILSANPSAYAMIGIELDDMKALACRLHAIPELHMYRHCWQNQQPTASFTTTLDSSEENPSVALKLDGTVLLNEHGKVMGCHVMLVDLSQFNEQKKQLEEAIASRTKINGLLHDRILEELSAHQVLLRQMAKLLEESSSDMVSWLLPDCLRNVEKIMGNIRECVQEVSQNPGDSWAKSRIKAKEPSSPSRKSPVQETQGDGAHRDTMMKRRKGWIERLRRLAFPPTFTTENDRIVAARLHPLLLVFLGQALGALAWVSAVDPHLWDWGMRVSLMAVGAAVGLLWLEHQKALSLVIIGYSLWSGLLIVGVAVLFGGLHPLTWLVAVSSLFGLAAVTTIARGLLLAGLILTFLLGIIWAQSSRYSPLIVHVQSSHAFLIVTAMVLQILTVFMGFYRTMQRASLRRQSTVVNYREMLDKAPVGIVVRTLQGEVQSINQAALQILEVDQPENPHACLAALRRIPGLSDQLAQCLSTGRVPAYETRLPVNPWGLERTIQVHCSLLADHASQSIGYLLMLVDTSQLTLQAQQLAEHFRKQEQLAEKLHDSILQNLYVHGLCLESVARDLKRHPVQAQASLDKMLEEVNQIMWDVRMSMAGKESSNLRGLNWLETFQNFSRALEETGTIQTHIDCSQTLLELVATHQEDHLEHILREGLSNAVRHGQASRVWIRTNLDEEHGMLQVDVVDNGCGFDLSRRRLQPGLTGHGLKNLQTRVKEMDGQLVILSQPGHGTVLQIRIPCEASLKPKADGVTSEASSWS; encoded by the coding sequence ATGGAAAGGACACTCACATCACTTACGCTGTGGTTAGGCGTGGGATGGAATGGCATAAAGTCGTGGATAGGGCCACCGGCGTTTCACGATGCAGCCCTCCACCGGAATGCCTCTATTCTTTACGCTTTTACGATCTTCAGTCTCTGCCAGGTCGTATATCAATTCTTTGGCCCTGATCCCTTTAGTACGCCTAGTACAGCGATCATGGTCTTCCTGTTGTTCGTCAGCCTGGTGCTGCTTCACCGGGGACGAACCACCATCGTCTTTTTGCTTCATGTCTCCTCCTTCACGATCACGCTGTTACTGCTGATCAAGCATGGCCTTGACGATAGAATTCTCACGTTCCCAGCCGTCATGAATTATGTGGTCTTGACCTTCCTTCTCTACGGAATGCCAGCCGCTGTGGGAGTTGGAGTGACCATTTCTTCCTTGCTGGGAATCCAATACTTGCTCGTTCCCTCCGCCCAATTGGTTTCCGTGAGTTATCCGCTAGACCTCCTCGCAAGAAGTATGGCGACCCAGCTTTTCCAGACGTGGTTGATGGTCGCGCTCTTCGTCCGGTGGGGTGAAAGCGTCCCCCAACATTTTTCACTAAAGGTGGAAGGATGGTGGAATTGGTGTGTCCTTCAATTGCCGGCATGGGTTCGTGCAGGCACCCAAGCCGTGGGAAACATTCTCAAGGCTCCCGAGTTTCCTGATGATGAGCGGTCATGTCAGGCGCAGAAACTTCATCCTCTGCTGTTATGCGGGATCGGCTCGTACCTTATCGGCACTATCTTAGGACTGCGGATTGAACCGACCTATTTAATGGGAGAGGCACTGCTGAGTGCTTTGTACCTGGGCATTCACGGTGTGTGCTTGATGTGGGTCTTTCAGGGACACGGACGGAGCGCCACCCGAATGTTCTGTGGAATGTGGTATGTAATCGTCATTTTAGTCGCGTATGAATACGGAGAATTTCATCCACTGGCATTGGCCTCATGGTTTACCGCCATGCTGGTCTTTGTCTTAGTGTTGGACGCCTCGCCCGGGATAGGGTTGGGAGTCAGCCTCTTGGCAGTCTTAGGAGCGATGAGCATCATTGATATACAAGTTCTACAGTGGCGAGAATATCCGGCCAGGGCCTATCCCATTGGCATCATCCTTCTTACGACATTGGCGATGAGCCTAGTCGTAATGGGAACCTTTCAACGCACTCACCTGCGATTCCAGAAACAACGTCATGCCATGTTGACCATGTACCAGAAAATTATCGACGAATCCCCGATTGGCATTGTGTTGTTCTCAGCCGAAGGGAATATTCTTTCGGCAAACCCCTCAGCCTACGCCATGATCGGGATCGAGCTTGATGATATGAAAGCCCTCGCCTGTCGTCTTCATGCCATTCCCGAGTTACACATGTATCGTCACTGTTGGCAGAACCAACAGCCCACCGCATCATTCACGACAACACTGGATTCTTCAGAAGAAAACCCATCGGTTGCTTTGAAACTAGATGGCACCGTGCTGTTGAATGAGCATGGGAAGGTCATGGGCTGTCATGTGATGTTGGTGGATCTATCCCAATTTAACGAACAGAAAAAACAGCTAGAGGAGGCTATCGCCTCTCGAACGAAGATCAACGGTCTTCTCCATGATCGGATCTTAGAAGAGCTGAGTGCCCATCAGGTACTCTTGAGACAGATGGCAAAGTTACTTGAGGAGAGTTCTTCCGACATGGTTAGCTGGCTCTTGCCCGATTGTCTTCGGAATGTCGAGAAGATCATGGGCAACATTCGAGAATGCGTTCAAGAAGTCAGCCAGAATCCTGGCGATTCTTGGGCAAAGAGCCGGATAAAGGCAAAAGAACCATCTTCGCCTTCCCGGAAGAGCCCTGTCCAAGAGACGCAGGGGGATGGGGCGCATCGTGACACCATGATGAAGAGGCGGAAAGGATGGATCGAACGGCTGCGAAGATTGGCCTTTCCCCCAACCTTCACTACCGAAAATGACCGAATAGTGGCAGCACGTCTCCATCCGTTGCTTCTCGTGTTCTTGGGACAAGCTCTTGGGGCCTTGGCCTGGGTCAGCGCCGTAGATCCTCACCTCTGGGATTGGGGAATGAGAGTGTCTCTTATGGCCGTAGGAGCGGCTGTTGGCTTGCTGTGGCTAGAACATCAAAAGGCACTCTCCCTCGTGATTATTGGATACAGTCTCTGGAGTGGACTGTTGATCGTGGGAGTTGCCGTCTTGTTTGGCGGACTCCATCCGTTGACCTGGCTGGTGGCCGTCAGTTCCCTGTTTGGATTAGCGGCCGTGACGACTATTGCCAGAGGATTGCTATTGGCCGGGCTCATTTTAACGTTTCTCCTGGGTATTATTTGGGCGCAATCATCTCGGTATTCTCCGTTGATCGTGCATGTACAGTCCAGTCATGCGTTCCTCATCGTGACAGCCATGGTTCTACAAATCCTCACGGTGTTCATGGGATTCTATCGAACGATGCAACGAGCCAGTCTCCGTCGACAATCCACCGTCGTGAATTATCGTGAAATGTTAGATAAAGCACCTGTAGGAATCGTTGTGCGAACATTACAGGGAGAGGTGCAGAGTATTAATCAAGCTGCCCTGCAGATTCTCGAGGTGGATCAGCCGGAGAATCCTCATGCTTGTCTCGCGGCCTTAAGAAGAATCCCAGGATTGTCTGATCAACTCGCACAGTGTTTATCAACTGGGAGAGTACCGGCCTATGAAACAAGGCTTCCGGTCAATCCATGGGGCCTTGAACGAACGATACAGGTGCATTGCTCTCTCTTGGCTGATCATGCCAGCCAATCCATAGGATACCTATTGATGCTGGTGGACACCTCTCAACTTACGCTTCAAGCACAACAATTGGCAGAACACTTCCGAAAACAAGAACAGTTGGCCGAAAAACTCCACGATTCGATCTTACAAAACTTATATGTTCATGGATTGTGCCTTGAGAGTGTTGCAAGAGATTTAAAAAGGCATCCCGTACAAGCTCAAGCTTCGTTGGACAAGATGTTAGAAGAAGTCAATCAAATCATGTGGGATGTTCGCATGTCTATGGCCGGTAAAGAGTCAAGTAACCTGCGTGGTCTCAATTGGTTGGAGACATTCCAGAATTTTTCGCGAGCCCTCGAAGAGACAGGGACGATTCAGACTCACATTGATTGCTCCCAAACGCTTTTAGAATTGGTGGCCACCCATCAGGAAGACCATTTGGAACACATTTTGCGCGAGGGGTTGAGTAACGCCGTCCGGCATGGACAAGCGTCACGTGTATGGATTCGGACGAATCTCGATGAAGAACATGGAATGTTGCAGGTAGATGTCGTGGATAACGGGTGCGGGTTTGATCTGTCTCGGCGAAGACTTCAACCAGGACTGACGGGACACGGCTTGAAGAATTTGCAGACTCGCGTAAAAGAAATGGACGGGCAGTTAGTGATTCTCTCGCAACCCGGACATGGTACGGTCCTTCAAATTCGTATCCCCTGTGAGGCGTCTCTTAAGCCGAAAGCCGATGGAGTCACTTCTGAGGCCTCTTCATGGAGTTGA